The proteins below come from a single Leptospiraceae bacterium genomic window:
- a CDS encoding type II toxin-antitoxin system RelE/ParE family toxin, with amino-acid sequence MGFVAGGKKRRKFFWGKKKKKKVALRKLDMLNSATTVEDLRFPPGNRLKKLKGDWKEHFSIRINDQYRITFQFIGNKFEKVKIEDYH; translated from the coding sequence TTGGGTTTTGTGGCGGGGGGGAAAAAACGAAGAAAATTTTTTTGGGGAAAAAAAAAAAAAAAAAAAGTTGCATTGAGGAAATTGGATATGCTGAATTCCGCAACAACAGTAGAGGATTTAAGATTTCCGCCTGGCAATCGATTGAAAAAGTTAAAAGGTGATTGGAAAGAGCATTTTAGTATTAGAATTAATGACCAGTATCGGATTACATTTCAGTTCATTGGAAATAAATTTGAGAAAGTTAAAATAGAAGATTACCATTAA
- a CDS encoding HigA family addiction module antidote protein: MLPRNRTSSHPGIILWKEFLEPSQITQTFFAKHVGLSIQTINEIIKGKRNITPESAWLFAKAFNTTPEFWMNLQMNYDLTVRKPVEKLKSLQSFKLPVAV, encoded by the coding sequence ATGTTACCACGAAATAGAACTTCATCGCATCCCGGCATAATTCTTTGGAAAGAGTTTCTAGAACCGTCTCAGATAACACAGACTTTCTTTGCAAAACATGTAGGTTTAAGTATTCAAACAATAAACGAAATCATTAAAGGCAAACGAAACATTACTCCTGAGTCTGCTTGGCTATTTGCCAAAGCATTTAATACAACACCTGAATTTTGGATGAATTTACAGATGAATTATGATTTAACAGTAAGAAAGCCAGTTGAAAAATTAAAATCCCTACAATCATTCAAACTACCAGTTGCAGTTTAG